From Nitrospirota bacterium, the proteins below share one genomic window:
- a CDS encoding RNA-binding protein, translating to MGSKLYVGGLPYAATEPQLHDLFAQHGTVESARVITDKFTGQSRGFGFVEMSTAEEANAAIAALNGSQLDGRTLTVNEAKPQESRSGGGRFSSGRSGEHRNRNRF from the coding sequence ATGGGTTCGAAGTTGTATGTCGGTGGCTTGCCCTATGCGGCTACCGAGCCGCAGTTGCATGACTTGTTCGCCCAGCACGGCACCGTCGAGTCGGCGCGCGTGATTACGGACAAGTTCACGGGACAGTCACGGGGTTTCGGCTTCGTTGAAATGTCCACCGCAGAGGAGGCTAATGCCGCGATCGCCGCGTTGAACGGTTCGCAGCTCGACGGCCGCACGTTGACGGTGAACGAAGCGAAGCCGCAAGAGTCGCGTTCAGGCGGCGGCCGTTTCAGCAGTGGCCGTAGCGGCGAGCACCGCAACCGCAACCGCTTCTAA
- a CDS encoding fatty acid desaturase, producing MTSLSLSTKPLPRPWNYGTAFLFSLVSLGALIGVPVFAYLYDYTWVDWTMFGLLYVVTGLGITVGYHRMAAHRSFDCPNWVKAGLLIAGGWALENSALKWASDHIRHHAHCDREADPYNAQRGFWYSHCGWLFFDDPYADDKYASRLRQDRVVLWQHRYYLPIVLSGLALTFLVGFLYNGWVGGMGCFLLAGVGRTFAVLNSTFCINSICHLWGNQPHGQSDSSRDSWWISLLTFGEGYHNYHHTYQSDYRNGPRWYNFDPSKWVIFTLSLLGLATSLRRASAETN from the coding sequence ATGACATCTCTTTCGCTCTCCACTAAACCGCTTCCTCGACCCTGGAATTATGGCACCGCGTTTCTGTTCAGCCTCGTCAGCCTCGGCGCTCTGATCGGGGTTCCCGTCTTCGCGTATCTCTACGACTACACGTGGGTGGATTGGACCATGTTCGGACTCCTGTATGTCGTCACCGGTTTGGGTATTACGGTCGGGTACCACCGCATGGCGGCTCACCGCAGCTTCGACTGCCCCAATTGGGTCAAGGCCGGGCTGTTGATCGCCGGCGGTTGGGCGCTGGAAAACTCCGCGCTGAAGTGGGCGTCGGACCATATTCGCCACCATGCCCATTGCGACCGCGAGGCGGATCCGTACAACGCCCAGCGAGGATTTTGGTACAGTCACTGCGGGTGGTTGTTCTTCGACGATCCCTATGCGGACGACAAGTATGCGTCCCGCTTGCGGCAGGATCGGGTCGTCCTGTGGCAACACAGGTACTACCTACCCATCGTGCTCTCCGGCCTCGCCCTCACGTTCTTGGTCGGGTTTCTCTACAACGGATGGGTCGGCGGAATGGGATGCTTCCTGTTAGCGGGCGTGGGGCGGACGTTCGCGGTGCTGAACTCCACGTTTTGCATCAATTCCATCTGCCATCTCTGGGGCAACCAGCCACACGGCCAGTCCGACTCGAGCCGGGATAGTTGGTGGATCTCCCTGCTGACTTTCGGCGAGGGCTACCACAACTACCACCACACGTATCAAAGCGACTACCGGAACGGCCCCCGCTGGTATAACTTCGATCCTTCAAAGTGGGTGATCTTCACGCTCTCTCTCCTCGGCCTAGCCACCTCGTTACGCAGGGCCTCTGCCGAAACCAACTAA
- a CDS encoding Crp/Fnr family transcriptional regulator codes for MAPKHPRPFNPKTFLTRVGSGKTILQCRKKQIIFSQGDAADSVFYIQEGKVKLTAVSQQGKEAVIALLERGNFFGEPCLVGQPVRLTTATALETSTIVRIEKPAMIRMLHDEPAFSELFMSYLLSHNIRIQEDLVDQLFNSAEKRLARVLLLLAHFGKEGKPEPVIAKISQETLAEMIGTTRSRVSFFMNKFRKLGFIDYNGGLHVHSSLLNIVLHD; via the coding sequence ATGGCACCCAAACACCCCAGGCCGTTCAATCCTAAAACCTTCCTCACCAGAGTCGGCAGCGGCAAAACGATCCTGCAGTGTCGGAAGAAACAGATTATCTTTTCGCAAGGTGACGCGGCGGATTCCGTGTTTTATATCCAGGAGGGCAAGGTCAAACTCACCGCCGTCTCCCAGCAAGGCAAAGAAGCCGTGATCGCCTTGCTGGAGCGCGGAAACTTTTTTGGGGAACCCTGCCTCGTTGGACAGCCTGTTCGCCTGACGACCGCGACCGCACTGGAAACGTCCACGATCGTTCGTATTGAAAAACCCGCCATGATCCGCATGCTCCACGACGAGCCCGCATTCTCAGAGCTATTCATGTCCTACCTGCTTTCCCACAACATTCGAATTCAAGAGGACTTGGTCGATCAGCTCTTCAATTCAGCCGAGAAGCGGTTGGCGCGGGTGTTGCTGTTGCTGGCGCATTTCGGGAAAGAAGGCAAGCCGGAGCCGGTCATCGCGAAGATCAGCCAGGAAACGCTGGCCGAAATGATCGGTACCACGCGGTCACGAGTCAGCTTCTTCATGAACAAGTTCAGGAAGCTGGGCTTCATCGACTATAACGGTGGATTGCACGTGCACAGCTCCCTCCTCAATATCGTCTTGCACGACTAG
- a CDS encoding SPFH domain-containing protein, which translates to MYLPLAVGLATLVVLLLMTIKIVPEYQRIVILRLGKVLPRAMGPGLVLIIPLIDRPIRVDLRETYLIVPHQTCITKDNAPISIDFLIYSKVLDPIASVVQVQDFAGASQGIATTTLRAVVGDIPLDDVLAKREQINHLLQARMDEVTQRWGVKITTVEIREITPPKEVQEAMTRQMSAERSRRATVTEAEGTKQAAVTVAEGEKQSVILKAEGDKQAAILRAEGFALVLGKIFDVAKGIDSKTMTLQYLDTLKVMGAGPSTTFIVPMELSSFLAGALKDGKRAISNSDAVVGS; encoded by the coding sequence ATGTACCTTCCGTTGGCGGTCGGACTCGCAACGCTCGTCGTGCTCTTGCTCATGACGATCAAGATCGTCCCGGAGTATCAGCGCATTGTCATTCTCCGGCTCGGCAAAGTCCTCCCAAGGGCGATGGGGCCGGGCCTGGTGCTGATCATTCCGTTGATCGATCGGCCCATTCGCGTAGACCTTCGAGAAACGTATCTCATCGTCCCCCACCAGACCTGCATTACGAAAGACAACGCCCCGATTTCCATCGACTTCCTGATCTATTCGAAAGTCCTGGATCCCATCGCCAGCGTGGTGCAGGTCCAGGACTTTGCGGGGGCCTCTCAAGGGATCGCCACGACGACGCTCCGGGCCGTCGTGGGCGATATTCCGCTCGATGATGTGTTGGCCAAGCGCGAACAGATCAACCATCTGTTGCAGGCCAGAATGGACGAAGTCACGCAACGCTGGGGAGTGAAAATTACAACCGTCGAGATCCGGGAGATCACACCCCCCAAAGAGGTTCAGGAGGCCATGACCCGCCAGATGTCGGCCGAGCGCAGCCGGCGGGCCACGGTGACCGAGGCGGAAGGGACGAAACAGGCGGCCGTGACCGTGGCTGAAGGCGAAAAGCAGTCGGTGATTCTAAAAGCCGAAGGGGATAAACAGGCCGCGATCCTGCGCGCAGAAGGCTTCGCTCTCGTCCTCGGCAAGATTTTCGACGTGGCCAAGGGGATCGATTCCAAAACCATGACGTTGCAATATCTGGACACGTTAAAGGTCATGGGCGCCGGCCCCTCCACGACATTCATCGTTCCAATGGAGCTCAGCTCGTTCCTGGCAGGCGCCTTGAAAGATGGAAAGAGAGCGATCAGCAACAGTGACGCCGTCGTCGGATCATGA